The Natrinema caseinilyticum genomic sequence AATTCGTCGACGCGAGCGTTCTGGACGACGATCTACCGACCGACGTCGACGTCGTATTCCACCTGGCGGCGCTGTCCTCGTACGCGATGCACGAGGACGACCCCACGACCGGCGCCCGGGTGAACGTCGAGGGCTTCGTCAACGTGGTCGAACAGGCCCGACAGGACGGGTGCGAGACCGTCGTCTACGCCTCGACGTCGTCTATCTACGGGAGCCGAACTGAACCCTCTCCCGAGGAGATGGACGTCAGCGTCAACACCGGCTACGAGGCCTCGAAGCTCGCCAGAGAACGGTACGGCGAGTACTTCTCGAATCACTACGACATGACGGCGGCCGGCATGCGCTTCTTTTCCGTCTACCAGGGCTACGGCGGTGCCGAAGAACACAAGGGCGAGTACGCGAACGTGATCGCGCAGTTCGCCGACGACATCGCCAACGGGGAGCCACCCGTGTTGTACGGCGACGGTACACAGACCCGGGACTTCACTCACGTCTCCGATATCGTCCGCGGACTCGAGTTCGCCGCGCTCTCCGAACTCGACGGCATCTACAACCTCGGCACCGGTGACGCCTACGACTTCAACACGGTCGTTGCGATGATCAACGACGAACTCGGAACCGATGTGGAACCGGAATACGTCGACAATCCGATTCCGGAGTCCGTCTACGTTCACGACACCTGCGCCGACGCCTCGAAGATCCGGGCGGAGACCGGTTGGGAACCACAGATCGATTTCCAGGAGGGTATCCGACGGGTCTGTGCGCAGTACACGACCGACTAGCGGATCACAGCCCCCTCGTAGCCAATCGGTACGGAACCGTCCCGATAACGGGGCGGCTACCACAGTTGGATCTGTGGCGTCTCGCAGGCCGAACAGACCATCGACAGGTTCCCTTTGTACGTCCCCCGCTCGAGCGTG encodes the following:
- a CDS encoding NAD-dependent epimerase/dehydratase family protein — protein: MDLEDHSVLVTGGAGFIGSNLANHLSDANDVTVVDDCYLGTPDNLADDVEFVDASVLDDDLPTDVDVVFHLAALSSYAMHEDDPTTGARVNVEGFVNVVEQARQDGCETVVYASTSSIYGSRTEPSPEEMDVSVNTGYEASKLARERYGEYFSNHYDMTAAGMRFFSVYQGYGGAEEHKGEYANVIAQFADDIANGEPPVLYGDGTQTRDFTHVSDIVRGLEFAALSELDGIYNLGTGDAYDFNTVVAMINDELGTDVEPEYVDNPIPESVYVHDTCADASKIRAETGWEPQIDFQEGIRRVCAQYTTD
- a CDS encoding HVO_A0556 family zinc finger protein; amino-acid sequence: MHVIERRSNDSRLLSRLEGEECQYCASGTLERGTYKGNLSMVCSACETPQIQLW